One genomic segment of Rivularia sp. PCC 7116 includes these proteins:
- a CDS encoding cupin domain-containing protein encodes MIINPEEVPVQNSTNYPDEFKSIVAGRFRQRLGNFAGLNNFGVNLVKLKPGSASALRHWHSHQDEFIYILEGSLILITDAGEEILTPGMAAGFPANEKTGHHLVNRSNQDAVYLEVGDRTLNDTAYYPDNDLIAKPGDDGKSVVFTHRDGAVYC; translated from the coding sequence ATGATTATTAATCCTGAAGAAGTACCAGTTCAAAATAGTACAAACTATCCCGATGAATTCAAATCGATAGTAGCGGGAAGATTTCGTCAGCGTTTGGGGAATTTTGCCGGTTTAAATAACTTTGGCGTAAATCTTGTCAAATTAAAACCTGGAAGCGCTTCAGCATTAAGACACTGGCATAGCCATCAAGATGAATTTATTTATATTTTAGAAGGTAGCTTGATTCTAATTACCGACGCAGGAGAAGAAATTTTAACGCCGGGAATGGCTGCTGGGTTTCCTGCAAATGAAAAGACAGGGCATCATTTAGTTAATCGCTCAAATCAAGATGCAGTATATTTAGAAGTCGGCGATCGCACCCTGAACGATACTGCATATTATCCCGATAATGATTTAATTGCCAAGCCCGGAGATGATGGGAAATCTGTAGTTTTTACACATAGAGATGGGGCGGTTTATTGTTAA